The Lolium rigidum isolate FL_2022 chromosome 1, APGP_CSIRO_Lrig_0.1, whole genome shotgun sequence region ATTTAAGGTAATAAGATCTCAGTTCTCAGGAATGTAGAAAACATATATGGAGCTAACCCTATGTTGACAGCTGTTTCCAATTTGTCTCCAGTTAAAATCCAGATCTTAATTCCAGCTTGTGCAAGTTTGTGAATACACTCTGGAACCTGCAAGAATTTAGTGTGAATTGAGCATGTAGAGCGAAAGAGTTAGATAGTCTGCGTACGCAAGGAAAAATTCAGGAGGAAAGGTCATCAACAGATATCAGAGCAATTGAACAAGTGAAGTACGAGAAGCGAGACTATGTGAAAGTTATTTTGTACAGGACAAGAGAGCTGCTGCTCTGAAGGAATAAAAACAAAGTAGGATGGTATATATTCAAATAAATAAAATACTCTTCAGAAAATAAGAAGCCCACAGGAAAATCAATATACCCCCTTTTGCAGTCTGTCCTCAACAGCAGTAGCACCTAAGAGAACCAAATCTTTCTCAATATCTTCCGATGCCTTCTCCACAGCTGCATCATGATCGGTATGTATAGAATTCTTGGCTGATGAGTACTCCTTATTCCAAGCAGCATACTCTTCCTCGGCAAGTTCACGATATGCAAGTGCCAGGGTCCGCAGTCCTGCTTCTGAATATTCTTCGATGTGCCGCTTTGTATGGGTCACACAAGGTTTTTCATTATCCTTAGAGAGCCTTTCCAGTATTACACTGAAGCAGAAGGATACCGAGACAAAAATTAAAGATGTATTAGTAAAACTTTTAGAAGGCAGAACAATCTTAGCATGTCTATTATCCTGCAAGGTAATGTGATTTATGTAATGTAGAAAACAGACCAGGTTGGAGGCTTGAACCAATTATTCTTATGCTGTTGGGCATTTAATCAGCCAATAATGCAGAGAAATGATAAATTACTACAAAATTACTACTACTTCATAGCTCATAGAAAATTTTCATCACACATCAGAAATTCAGAATACCACACCTGTCAGCTCCTTTGCAGAACAGAAATAGCCGACCCTCTTCTGTCCTCAGAATAACAGACATTCTCTTCCGGGCACTGCTAAACTCTAAGATATTGAGTACCTTATATGTTCTGAAATACAAATTAGGTATCATACACAAGTTAAATGTCAACTTGGAAAAATAAGCACAAAACACAGTGGGAAAGATAAGTACCTATCCACTTTTCTACCTAAGACAGGATCATACTCATGCACCGATATGGCTGTCTGTGTCCTACTAAAAAATTCAAAGCCAAATTCTCTTGCAGCTGTAACAAGAGCTCCTTCATCAGGAGACTCAGCTTCATAAGATATCTCTACAGAATTTTTTTCTGTCACTGGAATTGTAGTGTGACAAACAGCTAATACACGAAAGAACATCTCTATAGCATCTCGACGGCTTTCTTTGGTCCATTCTCCATTCATCAAACGACCATCAGTGAAGTTAAATCCCTTGACTGATCTTTTAGATTTAGTTGAATCCTTACGAACATTATAGCCAGATGCTTCCTCTATTCCTCCGTAAGAAATGTCCACTTCCGTAAGGCTGTCCCCATAGGCAACACCAGCAATGGAACATTTGACGAACTCCATCGAATTGCATGTTAAAGTTCCTGTTTTGTCAGAGAGTATAGTATGGACTTGACCAAGTTCCTCATTCAAATTTGATGTACGAGCCCTTGCTGGTTTATCAGATtcttcgcaatacatatgttggtCTTGGTTTATGAAAGTACTCTGTAAGACTTTAACCATTTCTATTGATATGTACAATGAAATGGGCACCAAGCATACATACAACATTAGACTTGTCAGAAAATGGCAAAAGGCTGCAAATGATGCTCTGTTTGGATCAAAGAATATACTGGATTGATCTGGTCTTAGGTACCATGCATAGCTTCCTGGATTTAATTCAGCCTTCGTCTTAATCCCAAAGAAAATTGACCCAAAAGACGCAATAAAGAGGAGAATTGCAAACAGAAGATAAACTATTTTGTCCATTCTCCGCTCAACAGAACTCCTCTTCGATGGTGGCTCCGTAGCATTCTGCATTACCTTAGTTTCATGCCCCGTGAATATTACAGTGCCATATACGAAGTTCGTATTCCGAAGCTTTGAGCCCCTTAGCAAGATCTGCTGTGGAGATAGAGGATATTGTTGCTCACCGTAGTACAGTGTCCCTAGGAAAGAGTATAATTTCTCATTTGGATCCTCACATTGTATGAAAGCCTTGAAACTGTGAAAAGAatgctcctcactcaagcccacaGTCACGTCCAATGATTGTTTTCGCTTTAAGTTTGTCTCTCCATCTAGATTCATTGTTTCAACATAACATATTCCATTATCATGGCACGAAGAAAGCAGAAGAAGATCCGCAGGGAAGAACTCGTCTTTTTTTACTTTAACTATGTCACCAACTTGGAGCTTCTTCCATTCTGTTTCATGAAAGGATTGGACCCCATCAAACACCTCAACCTTCCTATTGTTCACTTCTACGTCCTAAAGAAAAAAAACAAGCTTTAGTCAAACAATTACGAATATGAGCAACATATACCGCTGATGGAGTGGCAACATTTTTTTGCTCCAAGGGAAAATACATTAGGGGAGGaaccacacatgggagcaatagaCAACAGGGGAACCACACCATACAGAAACTAGTGTACTACTTGTCAGGATTATTCCAAACAGATCATATCTTTGCTTTGCAGCACACAGACAATTCCTGACTGACACTCCAATGCCTTGACCATATCTCGAAATATTATTTAAAACGCCCAGGATCACTACCTAGTACTACCTATTTTATACTGACGGGTAGGAGAAGTCGGGATCTCGCAGAAAACACATATTGCTAGCTACATTCACGAGATGAACGAACCCAGCTCAGAACTGAGGATCACAACAGCCAAGTGACGGCCTAACCAGAAAGGAACAAGTGAGTCGTGAACAATCTAATGCACTCATATTTCTTCACCCATTGCATTTGCCCGCAAGTAACAACGCAACGGGATAAGCAACCTCCAGTGCCTCAACTGACTTGATGCAAAGGCCGGAGCTTTTCGGGAAAAAAAGAAGTGCCTCAACTGACAAAGCAACCGCACGCACCTGCTGCTTTCGGCGCCAGTCCTCGACTGCCTCCTTGGCCATTGCGGCCGACACTACGACGACGAGCGGGAGAAGGACGGAGACGGCGCGGTATGGCGCGAGCGGGCTGAAGGAGacgaaggcgacgacgaggaagaagcagTTGGCGACGCGGCGGAACTGCTCGAAGAGCGACTTGGGGAGGAAGCTGGCGGCCGTGTACTTGGTGGTCGATATCGCGTTCCCCGGGTAGGAGGAGAGGCCGTCGCCATCGGCAGTTCCCgaggcggagccggagccggaggagcGGGCGTTGCATCGGACGGCGCGGGAAAATCCCGGTGCGGACGCGGCAGGCCCGGTGgcgggagagggggagggagAGGAGGTAGAAGGCGTGGGGGCAACGACGGCGAGCTCGACGAGCGGGCGGTCGTCGGCGTCGGTGGTGGAGGCGCGCATGGTCGGTGTGGCGAGTGAGGGGAGGATCTGGACAGGGAGAAGAGGGGGCCGGTGTGAAGAAAGAGGACGGCATGGGTCATGGGTGGGACCCACCTGCCGCCTGCATCTTCGTACCGTACAACGTGGCCACGCGCTTTGTCTTATTTTTCTCCCTTGCGCTTTTTCTTTTCGACAAACAAGTTTCCATttttttaaatatgttttgatCATTTTTATTTGGCCAAAACAGATGACAAAAGTCGCACGCCATGCGAATTTCTTTTTTGGCAAACGGATGGACATATTTTTGGTGTTAAGGTGACATTACCACCAAACCGGTTTATCACAGTGCAATTGAGCCATACGGTTAACACAAGAAGCAGTTCAACAAGTTGGTTCGCTTCTTTTTTTGTAATCGTAGGATTTTTTCAACAGCTACAATCATATGGGACCTTGTGGCGGAATTGTGAGGAAATTTTTTAAGAGGGTATAAAAGGGACATAAAACTGCGGAACCTAGTAGGACCCCGATTCCACACACTACAAATAAAGTGTAGTGGTTTAAAGAATTTTACTTTTTCTTTGCCTTGGGTGTAACCTTTAAATCGAAAATCCCGTCAGTCAATCTTCACATTGGCACTTATCTCGCCGTTACAATGTTGCGAATTTTAATATCGTCTTGCACTAGGTGGAGCATCCCTTATTAGAAGCCTTGTACATACAATTTGGTAAAAGACCGCACTACATCAGCATTGGTGAACATTAGAACATCTGCAGCGCCAAACACGGCGTCTCCAACTCCACCATGGTATTTATCAGAAACACACGGAGTCTAAGCAATACAAAAGCTAAtggaaataaaataaaacttaAGTAGAGTATTTTGTATTTTTAGATTTGAATGCAACTGAAAATAAAAGAGCATGCAAAGTAAAggaaaaggtgtttcttatggttTAAAGTGGACCAGGTGTAACACCCCGGGCAACCCCCGATCGGGTCTGTTACTCCTGGCAGCTCACTATGACCTCTAGACTAGCCCCACAACACATGTCTTTTATGCacactttgtcctcactcgtgcTCACCCGGGAAGGATTTcctggtcggtcacccatcctcaaattgcTCCAGGCCAAACATGCTTAACCTCATAGTTCTTTGAAGATGAGCCTCCGGAAAAAAAGTTGCAACTTATTAGTACGAGTattctatcaatcctattaaacCCTGGGCCAGGATGTCACACCAGGTTCATGGCTTCACTTGACCTCTCTCTCATAAACATTGTGACACGAATATATCTTCACATAACAAGTGATGCAAACTTTATGTAGCGACTGATACACATCCATATAAGCATCACGTCCTAGCAAACTGATGATACTACACATCTTAGTGATACTCActtggaaaggaaaaaaaaaaccttcTAAAACCAAGCTTAAGATGGAACAAAGtacttcctgatacgtctccgacgtatcgataatttcttatgttccatgccatattattgatgatacctacatgttttatgcacactttatgtcatattcgtgcattttctggaactaacctattaacaagatgccgaagtgccgcttgttgttttctcgctgtttttggtttcgtaaatcctagtaacgaaatattctcggaattggacgaaatcaagacccaggggcctattttgccacgaaccttccagaagaccgaagagcatacgaagtggggccacgaggtggcgacaccacaaggtggcgcggccaagggggggcctgcgccgccctgtggtgtgggcccctcgtcagccctccgactctacccttccgcctacttaaagcctccgtcgcgaaacccctgggaCGAAAAACCACGATNNNNNNNNNNNNNNN contains the following coding sequences:
- the LOC124653411 gene encoding probable phospholipid-transporting ATPase 8 yields the protein MRASTTDADDRPLVELAVVAPTPSTSSPSPSPATGPAASAPGFSRAVRCNARSSGSGSASGTADGDGLSSYPGNAISTTKYTAASFLPKSLFEQFRRVANCFFLVVAFVSFSPLAPYRAVSVLLPLVVVVSAAMAKEAVEDWRRKQQDVEVNNRKVEVFDGVQSFHETEWKKLQVGDIVKVKKDEFFPADLLLLSSCHDNGICYVETMNLDGETNLKRKQSLDVTVGLSEEHSFHSFKAFIQCEDPNEKLYSFLGTLYYGEQQYPLSPQQILLRGSKLRNTNFVYGTVIFTGHETKVMQNATEPPSKRSSVERRMDKIVYLLFAILLFIASFGSIFFGIKTKAELNPGSYAWYLRPDQSSIFFDPNRASFAAFCHFLTSLMLYVCLVPISLYISIEMVKVLQSTFINQDQHMYCEESDKPARARTSNLNEELGQVHTILSDKTGTLTCNSMEFVKCSIAGVAYGDSLTEVDISYGGIEEASGYNVRKDSTKSKRSVKGFNFTDGRLMNGEWTKESRRDAIEMFFRVLAVCHTTIPVTEKNSVEISYEAESPDEGALVTAAREFGFEFFSRTQTAISVHEYDPVLGRKVDRTYKVLNILEFSSARKRMSVILRTEEGRLFLFCKGADSVILERLSKDNEKPCVTHTKRHIEEYSEAGLRTLALAYRELAEEEYAAWNKEYSSAKNSIHTDHDAAVEKASEDIEKDLVLLGATAVEDRLQKGVPECIHKLAQAGIKIWILTGDKLETAVNIGYSCNLLRKEMETFFVTLDNSGANAPEGCSQEGSRMAPYEQIDRKLQDARRKISLKGTSTPFALIIDGNALTYALTGSLKDSFLDLAVDCASVLCCRMSPKQKALITRLVKTKTEKTTLAIGDGANDVGMLQEADIGVGISGAEGMQAVMASDFAIAQFRFLERLLLVHGHWCYRRIAAMICYFFFKNITFGFTLFWFEAHAMFSAQPGYNDWFISFYNVAFTSLPVIALGVFNKDVSSSVCLEVPSLHQDGVNNIFFSWSRILSWMLNGLCCSIIIFFGALNAVLIQAVRQDGRVAGFDILGVTMYTCVVWTVNCQLALYISYFTWIQHFVIWGSILIWYTFLIIYGSFPAVISTTAYHVFWEACASSPLYWLSTLVIVVTALLPFFLYKITCSLFYPQDHERVQRTNSKGW